In the Cucurbita pepo subsp. pepo cultivar mu-cu-16 chromosome LG17, ASM280686v2, whole genome shotgun sequence genome, gaaagagaatgaaatttgGCAATAGCATTGGTTTCTGATCAATAGAGACggtgaaagaaaaattcatcaaaaacAGAAACTTTATTTGTGTGCTTTCAGATGAAAGAGCTAGTAGAGGTTAAACACTTCTTGGGTCTAGAAGTTGATCGCACCTATGAAGAATTGTTTCTTCGCCAATAAAAGTATACAAGAATATGTTTAAGAAGTTCGACATGCTTGAGTGGAAGCAAGTTTCAATACCAATGAAGTCAAATATCAAGATTTGTGCACTCGAAGGCAAAGAGTTGAATGATGAAACGATATACCAAAAATTACTAGGTAAACTTATTTACCTAACTTTAACTCGGCGTGACATTTCTTATGCAGTAGGAGTTTTGAGTCGATATATGCAAGATATAAAAAAGTCTCATTTAGATGCGACTCACGCTCTGgtattttgtacaaaagaagtGAAGATTGTAAGATGCTAACTATGCAAGGAGACCACAATACTCGAAGATCAACCACTGAGTATGTGTTCAAGTTTGGTTCGAGATAAATTCTTAGTGTAGCAAAAGANTTGGAACAAACTATCAAAAAACATTATAGCTAGCAGCGACTACGAGGGTGTGGTAACAGTTTGGGATGTAAATAGAGGGCAGGTAAGTTATAACCACATGGTTTCCTATATTTAACATTTACTACTTTTCTCTTATCCGATCAGGAGTTTATACTAGAATAGCTTACTTGTCTAACATTGTGTCTCAGAGTGTGTTGGAGTATGAAGAGCATGAAAAACGTGCTTGGAGTGTTGATTTTTCATGTACAGAACCGTCAAGGTTGGTGTCTGGTAGTGATGATTGCAAGgtacttaattattttatttattgtagaaatttttttgttcatggTTGTATGCAAACAGGGTGTTGTGTATtcttaaagataaaaatagtTCACTATATGCTTCAAAATAGATGTGGGTTGTAGATTATGTGATTCTTCTTGATGTACTCTTAGTGTAGCATCATTATTTGATTGTGCATCTTCTTGCTGCTTCTATTTCCTTGCAAAAACATTGGCATTATAGGCTGCTGAAAAATTTGTGTTCCTCATTTATCTGCATTTTCTAACACATTTATATGCACAACAGATGTTTGGATTTtaactgttttttttaattaaaaagtaaagatCAAGTTTTGTTCGGTCAGCTTGATCcttattcatttgaaaaaGGATAAAAGTGCCCTTAAATTGACTCCGTCAAAATAAAAGTTTGTGATTGTCAAtgttttcaatcaattaacaGCTTTTGGCGCATGAACTATTGAAAAATCAGGGGTACACCATGCATTCAAATCATATGGATAAGATAGAAactacataaataaataaaaaaacattagagATCATGATTGTAATCTttttcaccaaaaaaaaaaaaaaaaaaaagaaaaagaaaaaaccctccaattcatcttcttccttgaCCGCTAAGAAACCTGAACGTGCAAGCTCCATTGTTGACTGTGAATATCTTTAGATTTCCATATTGATCTTCGAGATTTAGCGTCGAATCCCTTCTGAAGTGGTTCAATCCGCAACCCGACCATGGCGTCGCATGCCGATTACCTTGAGAAAATGCAGCTTCGTCAGGATTACAGAAATTTCTGGCATACGGATCTCACGGGCACCATTTCTGCCAATACGCCTTGTATGTATTGGAAATTTCTTGTTCGTTTTTGGTTATCTTTTTGGGATTAATCGATTGAGAGGGAAGAATGTTTAAAATCTTGTGTTCGTACTTGATTTCTTTTACTCTGTTTCGTTGATGGGATAGGGTAAAAATTACCTAAAATCGAATCATCTTTGATTTTGCTTGCGATGACCTTTTACCTTTCTCTACCTCTGTTCCTTTCCAAAGGGTTAACAATGGCGGCTATTGGTTTATTTGCTACAGGgtattctttaatttgtttattctATTAAATATCTTGATGTTGCTTGACCAATCAATTTTCTCTCAAACCATATAAATACGctgattatttctttatttttttcttctgttttgcAGATTGTTGCTTTTCTATATTCTGGTAAGGTGTTTGTTCTCTGATGAGTTCTTCTCATTCGTGGTTTCGATTTCGGGAGTCGAAAAACTTTGCTATGTTTATGAACATTTGTGTTCTTAGTTCTTTAATGCAATGTAATATTCTGCAAGTTTCATATGGCTTCAAAAGAATGTAGATGTATGCTTGCTTTATAATGTTCAAAATGGTATTCgttttttattgcttttgaGTTTTGTAGAGTACTTTGATATGGTTTTTCTTATAATGCTTCTTGATTGTGTGAAAAGTGCCCCATGTGCTTCTTACCTTCTGCGAAAACGAGCTCTTTATGACGATATGTCGAGGTATTTTCGGCGAAGGTTTGTAATTTTACCACAAGATAAAGTGTGTACCATTGCTGAATCCTTTGCTTAATCTATCATAGATACAAATGCTGTGGTGGTTACATGCCTTGTAGTGGCAAATGTGGAGAAGGCCACTGCCCTGAAGCTTGTCTATGCACCGAGGTTCGTTTATCCATCGAGAACCATGGTCCCCTTTGATCCTCTAGCTATCTAAAcatcatttaatttcattcatttattctcCTATGGGATCTAGTTTGAAGAATTGTGTGTTCTTTTCAGGTTTTCTGTTGCTTTGCTAATTCAGTTGCATCAACACGTTTCATGTTGCAAGACGAGTTCAATATACAGACAACTGAGTGTGATAACTGCATCATCGTGTCGTCTTCTCTCTCAAACCGTTCATTCATTAAGCTGCTTGTGCCTCGGCCTTTTCTCCCCTTAACAAGCTTGTCTTACTTTGTAGGGCTTTATGTTGTGCCTCTCACAACTGGCTTGCATATGCTCCATAATTGCTTGCTTGCTTGGAAGTGAAGAGCTTCAAGAAGCCTCGGATATAGTGACCTGTTTATCTAACCTTGTCTACTGCAGGTATGGGGTTGCATTCAATCTTCTTAACTCATATTGACATTAAAGTTCTCTTTTAAgaattttgaactcttttGTTTTGCAGTGTATGTGCGTGCATGCAGGTATGTCccgattttttaaaaagcttaaaagatGTCTACCGATAATTGGTGCATAtggattttctttcttttctcatatGGCTAATCTAAATCTCTACTTACATAAACTTAGGTTCATGAAACATAACTTTCCACATTTTATATTGACTTTCATAACTCACAAACCCATGAAGGTTACATAAACTTGCGCTTATGAAACTTACCATTTTGTTACAAATCACAAACTCACGAGTAAAAGACACGCTACCCAAACCCAGGTTTCTACATCCTCTTttctgttgaggattgttgggagaggagttcCATATCGAGTAATTACAAggttggtatgaggtcttttagagaaaccaaaagcaaagccacgagagtttatgcgatatcataccattgtggaggttcgtggtttctaacatAGTATTAAAGTCATGCCTTTAACTTagttatgtcaatagaatcctctaatgtcgaacaaagaagttgtgagcctcgaaggtgtagtcaaaagtgacgcaagtgtcgaacaaaaggtgtactttgttcttgaactccagagaaggagtcgagccccgattaaggggagattgttcgagggctccataggccttagGGGAGGCTTTATGGTgtaatttgttcgaggggaggattgttagaagaggagtcccacattggctaattaaggggttgatcatgggtttataggtaaggaatacatctccattggtacgaggcttttcggggaaaccaaaagtaaagccgtgagagcttatgctcaactTGTAtagtatcatatcattgtggaggttcgtggtttctaacatTCTCATCATCTAAACGCTCTTACTCTCAAACTTGATAGAACATGGCTCTTAATCAAACTTTGACaccttctattttcttgattattcttttagaaatttattttcttgaaatgtATGATGGAGCTAATTATTTGCTTGCCTGTGTGAGATACTTGAATTCTATATGGGAGTATCTGTAATTTCTGTTGCAAAACCATAGTATTACAGTACAATATGAATCAGTGTTATGCTTTTCTGATGATGTTACCATTGAGAAGTGCAGACACAACACAAGATGGAGTTAGACAAAAGGGATGGCAAGTTTGGACCCCAACAAGCCATGGCTGTGCCTCCTACACAGCAGATGTCACGGATCAATCAACCGATCCCCGGTCCAGTCGGATATCCTCCTCCGATGTATGGACAACCCTTTGGACACCCACCCCCTCCATATGTTCAAGGCTACCCGCCCCCTCCCTCGGCTCAAGGCTACCCGCCACCTCCCCTGGCTCAAGGCTATGCATCCCCTCCCCCAACACAAGGCTACCCGCCCCCTCCCTCGGCTCAAGGCTACCCGCCACCTCCCCTGGCTCAAGGCTATGCATCCCCTCCCCCAACACAAGGCTACCCGCCCCCTCCCTCGGCTCAAGGCTACCCGCCACCTCCCCTGGCTCAAGGCTATGCATCCCCTCCCCCAACACAAGGCTACCCGCCCCCTCCCTCGGCTCAAGGCTACCCGCCCCCTCCCCCAGGTCAAGGCTACCCACCTCCTCCTCGTGCTGAAGACTATCCGCCACCGGCTTATCCTCTGCATCAGCCACCTGGTCAATACAAGTGATTTGTTCCACATCGTTTTCCTCCCCGTGTGGTATCCGTTGCCTGAATCTGCCTCCCTAACAGTAATGAAGCTTTCATGTCCTAGCTTTTGACGTTTGATTGTGCGTTTCATTGTTGAAACCTATATCGTGATGTTTTTATGTGTACAAATCATATATACTTTCATTGTCGACTTAAGCATTGAGCTACTATGTACAACTATACTTCGTTTGGTCTTGAGAGAAaccaacaaaagaaacaaccTACTCAGGACTGTTATTTAATACAATTCTTGCTCTTTCTTTTCAGAAACAAGAACATTATCAAATGATGTTCTAACAAGAACATTATCAGAAAATGGAAACTTTTTATGAGCTGATCTTTGAGACATCAAACCACgttcaataaattttgattttttttttttaaattgaaaagtaaAAGACATCATGGTAATGTCAAATGCAAAATATCTTGTCacatacaataaatttttaaagtaataTAAGTTGATATATAGTTATTATCTATATTACGTGatctcttgaaaattttagtaggaaacatgtgagtgaggacaaaacatgtcaAAAAGACTTAGTTTTTGTGGGATAGTTTTAACTTTTAGAAACAATTTAAGATAAATTGAATTGGTAACCTAGTCATGTTGCAGATGAATCTTTGTCTCATCAGGTATTAAATCGTCTCATCCAGTCATCAGAAATGATGgatcacacatcggttggggaggagaacaaaataccggtgtggaaacctcttcctaacagttttaaaaaacatgtggaaaccttttcctaatcgacttattttaaaaaacattaagagaaagttcaaacacgacaatatttgctgggcttggactattatgtgcctccttcctttttttcgCGTGACAAGCATATTGGAAAGAtattagagagaaaattgattaTGTGCCTCCTTCCTTTATTTCGCATGACAAGCATAGTAATTATGTCATTCCCGATGAAGATTGGAAAGAATATCGAATGGATCGTGTTAGTTTTGGTCGTTAGAAACTCAATTTTTAAACTGATAGTCATTAGAGAAATTTGATCAATTCATGAGTGTTTGGTggagtttttgtttgttttttgtgtGGTGTTGGTTTAGTGAAGGTTGGACCACTGTTTTGAGACTTCAATTTAGAGAAAGAACCGTTGTATAAATCGATTAAGATTAGTCGATTTCAATCTTAACCGTCTCAGTAAACAAGATCCACATTTGCATTAGATTAGGATGGATGAAATAGGATGGTGCTCTAGATACATGTGATATGTATTGCTATCAAGTTATTATGTGATAACTGCTTAAAGGATCTCCAACtgtcaataaagttatttttagggATAAAGGAATCTTCATAGTATCAAGATAATTGGCAAGTACAAGAGTCGTTTCCAcatgattatgattatgacTATATGGGGACAGTTAAAAAATCTCTAATTAATCTCTAATGAATTCTCTTATACATGGTCGTATAATAAAGAGCATATATAACTAGACTATTTGAACCGTGGTGAATCTGTGATGTTGGAATTTATACCCTAAAGccttataattaattattattattattattattattttttgtaattattcgaatagtttgagatttttttttctttcatattaaaatggtCGGAtggatcaaaattttattctcttttgatTTCCAAAAATGtccaaacaattaaaattttaatgccaaaaaatacaacaatttattaaaatattaaatgaaaacaGAATAAAACCACACAAAAATGGGTGGTTCTTGTCGGaatcaaatttggaagaaaaaaaaaatgttatttgaaaattttcttagacgaactcaaaattttgagttcgTTGGGTTGGTGACCTAAGTCACgggaatagagttcacaatctaacttaactcaattttttattttttgattgGATTctcatatacattttttaattatttaaaaaatactacttataatatattttacattaataattaaaatctcataaaatttaaatattaaaacattcAATGTCTCTAATtataaacatcaaatatttttaatattaataataatctcaaaaatatgataaatttgaattgaattataattaaagttGATTATAGAAAAAGTCAACCCATCCTAACCCAACCAAATCTTTAGGGTTTAGATGGAGAGTTCTCAAGGGTTTAGATGGAGAGTTCTCAGACCATATGAACACTCTTAGGCgccataaattaatttcttgacAATCTCcattaaaggaaaaataataataataattaaaagaaaagaaaaaactttaattttgggGGAAAAGCACCCGAATtcttatatatttgatttacacattatatatttatgaatatatacAGTTTCAaaactcctttttttttttccaactccccaacccaaaaaaaaaaaaaaaaaaaaaaaaaaaaaaaaaaaaaaaaaaaaNttttttttttttttttttttttgggtgcaCTAACCTAAAACCGAGTTGAACTCAGAATCAAGCTCAGCAATTCCAGAGGCGGCCCACAGCCGTTGATTGAACTCATCCATCATCCCATCAGGCACGAACGGCGTTCTACAAAGCGGACATGTCTTCTGATCATGATCCATCCAACGGTCCACACACCCTCTATGGAATATGTGCTTGCAGTTCGTCAGCCACCGGATCTCCTCTGCTCCCTCGAATTCGTACAGGCATACGGCGCAGCTCTCTgccgccgcctccgccgcctGGGGAACATCCGAGAATTTCACTACGGGGAGGAATTCGCGCAGGACCACGGCGGAGGCTGGCGGGTTCAACGGAATCCCAACCTCCCGCGAGATGGCGGAGTCGGAGTGGAGAAATTCCGGGAGGCCGAGGAGGCGGAACAGGTACAGAATTAGGCGTTTTAGTAAGTCGAGGAGAGAGAGTAAATGGAGGAATATTGTGGGGAAGAAAACCTCCGTGCAACCCACCGGAAAGCCCATCGGGTCGGGTCGGAAAATGGACGGTTTCTGTTGGTTTTGCagaagggttttttttttttttttttttttttttttttttttttttttttttttttttcNAAGATATAGGGAAGACGGAGAGGTGGGCGGTGATAACCTCACATGTCGTGCGGTGAGGGTGATGGAAATGACCAATAGAGTGGGATTTCAGTGGGTcgttttctttccttttttttctttttcttcttaaattatcatttctgtttggaattttgaaaaatatatcgaataagtcaaatatttattaaagaaattgaaaattttaatcataaaaaatattttaaaaaattaaacttttttttagggtaTTAGCCACATGTATGTAGAGtagaagatttaaaaaatgttactaattttttttaggttaattaaattttatttaaataaaaattagaggtgttttttttttatatatatatatatatttatttattattattatttttttaatgtgtgGGTCCGGAGAAGGACTTGCGTTGAAAATGACTGTCATGGACTCAAGGGAGAGGAGAGGGCAGTAGGTGAGGGAACACGTGGGGGATAAAATGGTCATTTCACGTTTCGAATCCGGACATAACACCGCGTTTGCCTTTGCccaaaaaaaccttttttttttcttcattaattaattactattattattatttattttggcttaacagaaattaatgatttattatttatttatttattactctaaataaaagaaaataaaaagattattaatGTGATTGGTCTATATCCATCAATC is a window encoding:
- the LOC111778151 gene encoding leucine-rich repeat extensin-like protein 2 isoform X3, giving the protein MASHADYLEKMQLRQDYRNFWHTDLTGTISANTPYCCFSIFCAPCASYLLRKRALYDDMSRYKCCGGYMPCSGKCGEGHCPEACLCTEVFCCFANSVASTRFMLQDEFNIQTTECDNCIIGFMLCLSQLACICSIIACLLGSEELQEASDIVTCLSNLVYCSVCACMQTQHKMELDKRDGKFGPQQAMAVPPTQQMSRINQPIPGPVGYPPPMYGQPFGHPPPPYVQGYPPPPSAQGYPPPPLAQGYASPPPTQGYPPPPSAQGYPPPPLAQGYASPPPTQGYPPPPSAQGYPPPPPGQGYPPPPRAEDYPPPAYPLHQPPGQYK
- the LOC111778151 gene encoding leucine-rich repeat extensin-like protein 2 isoform X1 — protein: MASHADYLEKMQLRQDYRNFWHTDLTGTISANTPYCCFSIFCAPCASYLLRKRALYDDMSRYKCCGGYMPCSGKCGEGHCPEACLCTEVFCCFANSVASTRFMLQDEFNIQTTECDNCIIGFMLCLSQLACICSIIACLLGSEELQEASDIVTCLSNLVYCSVCACMQTQHKMELDKRDGKFGPQQAMAVPPTQQMSRINQPIPGPVGYPPPMYGQPFGHPPPPYVQGYPPPPSAQGYPPPPLAQGYASPPPTQGYPPPPSAQGYPPPPLAQGYASPPPTQGYPPPPSAQGYPPPPLAQGYASPPPTQGYPPPPSAQGYPPPPPGQGYPPPPRAEDYPPPAYPLHQPPGQYK
- the LOC111778151 gene encoding leucine-rich repeat extensin-like protein 2 isoform X2, which translates into the protein MASHADYLEKMQLRQDYRNFWHTDLTGTISANTPYCCFSIFCAPCASYLLRKRALYDDMSRYKCCGGYMPCSGKCGEGHCPEACLCTEVFCCFANSVASTRFMLQDEFNIQTTECDNCIIGFMLCLSQLACICSIIACLLGSEELQEASDIVTCLSNLVYCSVCACMQTQHKMELDKRDGKFGPQQAMAVPPTQQMSRINQPIPGPVGYPPPMYGQPFGHPPPPYVQGYPPPPSAQGYPPPPLAQGYASPPPTQGYPPPPSAQGYPPPPLAQGYASPPPTQGYPPPPSAQGYPPPPLAQGYASPPPTQGYPPPPSAQGYPPPPPGQGYPPPPRAEDYPPPAYPLHQPPGQYK
- the LOC111778995 gene encoding E3 ubiquitin-protein ligase RHA1B-like, with amino-acid sequence MGFPVGCTEVFFPTIFLHLLSLLDLLKRLILYLFRLLGLPEFLHSDSAISREVGIPLNPPASAVVLREFLPVVKFSDVPQAAEAAAESCAVCLYEFEGAEEIRWLTNCKHIFHRGCVDRWMDHDQKTCPLCRTPFVPDGMMDEFNQRLWAASGIAELDSEFNSVLG